Proteins encoded by one window of Lepisosteus oculatus isolate fLepOcu1 chromosome 18, fLepOcu1.hap2, whole genome shotgun sequence:
- the oatx gene encoding solute carrier family 22 member 6, producing the protein MGFSDLLDEIGGFGRFQFLHVALLSVPSLLMASQNLLQNFTAGIPEHRCSLPNRTSPAAGPNLSLSPEPPLRAFLPLEGAKLSRCRRYTEAQWHLWAANASRPFGDANGTEAATEPCPDGWTYDRTEFTATIVSEWDLVCTLRPLKQMSQTIYMGGVLTGAIVFGGLSDKFGRRALLIWSYFQLATLGTCTALSPSYIVFCTLRFLTGMAVSGVILNAVSLKMEWIPTKSRTLAGSISSFFFTFGQMLLAGIAYSLRDWRRLQVAVSAPFFLCFLFSWWLSESARWLVLRGQAEQALGALRKVARINGKPEQARKMTQETLESHMHKEIQSSKAIYTVWDLLRTPSLRRISVCLTAVWFSTSFAYYGLAMDLQKFGVSIYLIQVIFGAIDFPAKLITTLSMGYLGRRVTQAACLLLSAATIFANIFVPTDMQAVRTTLAVLGKGLTSSSFTCVYLYTGELYPTVIRQTGLGFGSTMARVGSMAAPAVLMLDEYLPALPGLVYGGAALLAGVFAFFLPETLDAPLPDTIEDVEQKGGRGSAALEVEPELQKNMLAMRQVKPVDEARMGSGVKEVL; encoded by the exons ATGGGTTTCTCGGACCTCCTGGACGAGATCGGCGGCTTCGGCCGCTTCCAGTTCCTCCACGTCGCCCTGCTCTCCGTGCCCAGCCTGCTGATGGCCAGTCAGAACCTGTTGCAGAACTTCACGGCGGGCATCCCCGAGCACCGCTGCAGCCTGCCGAACCGCACCTCGCCGGCGGCCGGGCCGAACCTGTCTCTCTCGCCGGAGCCGCCTCTGCGGGCTTTCCTGCCGCTGGAGGGCGCGAAGCTGTCCCGGTGCCGGAGATACACCGAAGCGCAGTGGCACCTGTGGGCGGCGAACGCCAGCCGCCCGTTCGGCGACGCCAACGGCACCGAGGCGGCCACCGAGCCCTGCCCGGACGGCTGGACCTACGACCGGACGGAGTTCACGGCCACCATCGTGTCCGAG TGGGACCTTGTGTGTACCCTACGTCCGCTCAAGCAGATGAGCCAGACCATCTATATGGGGGGGGTCCTGACTGGAGCCATCGTGTTCGGGGGTCTCTCGGACAA GTTCGGGCGCCGGGCACTGCTGATCTGGTCCTACTTCCAGCTGGCGACGCTGGGCACCTGCACCGCCCTCTCGCCCTCCTACATCGTCTTCTGCACCCTGCGCTTCCTGACGGGCATGGCCGTGTCGGGGGTCATCCTGAACGCCGTGTCCCTGA AGATGGAGTGGATCCCCACCAAGTCCCGCACCCTCGCCGGCAGCATCTCCTCCTTCTTCTTCACCTTCGGGCAGATGCTCCTGGCGGGCATCGCCTACAGCCTCCGCGACTGGCGAAGGCTGCAGGTGGCCGTGTCCGCGCCCTTCTTCCTCTGCTTCCTCTTCAGCTG gTGGCTCTCGGAGTCGGCCAGGTGGCTGGTCCTGCGCGGCCAGGCGGAGCAGGCGCTGGGGGCCCTGAGGAAGGTGGCCCGGATAAACGGGAAGCCGGAGCAGGCCCGGAAGATGACTCAGGAG ACGCTGGAGTCCCACATGCACAAGGAGATCCAGTCCAGCAAGGCCATCTACACTGTCTGGGACCTGCTGCGCACGCCGTCCCTGCGGCGGATATCCGTCTGTCTCACAGCGGTCTG GTTCTCCACCAGCTTCGCCTACTACGGCCTGGCCATGGACCTGCAGAAGTTCGGCGTCAGCATCTACCTCATCCAGGTGATCTTCGGCGCCATCGACTTCCCGGCCAAGCTCATCACCACCCTGTCCATGGGCTACTTGGGCCGAAGGGTCACCCAGGCGGCCTGCCTGCTCCTCTCTGCCGCCACCATCTTCGCCAACATCTTCGTGCCCACCG ACATGCAGGCGGTCCGGACCACTCTGGCGGTCCTGGGGAAGGGCCTCACCTCTTCCTCCTTCACCTGCGTCTACCTGTACACCGGGGAGCTGTACCCCACCGTCATCAG GCAGACGGGGCTGGGCTTCGGCTCCACTATGGCGCGGGTGGGCTCCATGGCGGCGCCGGCGGTGCTGATGCTGGACGAGTACCTGCCCGCCCTGCCCGGCCTGGTGTACGGCGGCGCCGCCCTCCTGGCCGGCGTCTTCGCCTTCTTCCTGCCCGAGACGCTGGACGCGCCGCTGCCCGACACCATCGAGGACGTGGAGCAGAAGGG TGGCAGAGGGAGCGCTGCCCTGGAGGTGGAGCCGGAGCTGCAGAAGAACATGTTGGCCATGCGGCAGGTGAAGCCGGTGGATGAGGCCCGGATGGGGTCCGGGGTGAAGGAAGTTCTGTGA